From Bacteroidota bacterium:
GCACAAGCCAAAATGTAAATGCATCAAAAAACAGTTTGCCTCAAAAGGAGGAAAGCGATGTAATAATCTGCGAGGTTATAAACGATTTTGATTATAAGGTAGGTGAAGAAATCAAGGTTAGAAGTTTAAGTTCCATTTCTTCTTCTATACCTAGGAATTCTGTTTTAATTGGCAAGGTCGTTTTAAAGGACGGTCACCAAAAATTTAATTTTCAGAAGGTTTTGAACACCCAAGAAAGTATCAACTATTTTACCGATTTTGCACCTAAGATTTTTGAGGGGGAAACGGTCTATTTGAAATAATAAATGAATGAGGGGAGAGTCTGTTAGCTTCGCAAAACCAGAAGAGCCAATTTTTAGCCAACGCACAGACAATAATTCGTATTTTGCTTAACTATATTTTGACGATTTATAAATGGACAAAAAGAGTTTATCAGAAAGAGATATTTGCACAAAATTTATTACACCTGCGGTGGAAAAATCCGGTTGGAACAAACTGACGCAACTATTAGAGGAGGTTTCGTTCACGGATGGAAAAATATATGTAAGAGCTAAATTGACTGCAAGAGGAAATCAAAAACGGGCGGACTACATTTTGTATTATAAGCCTAACATTCCAATTGCAATTATTGAAGCCAAAGACAACAAACATTCAATAAGAGCTGGAATTCAACAAGCCTTGGACTATGCTCAAATCTTAGACATACCTTGTGTTTTTAGTAGTAACGGCGACGGCTTTTTATTTCACGACCGAACAGCCACAGATGGAAATATTGAAACGGAAATTGGTATTGACAACTTTCCTACTCCCGAAGAGCTTTGGGAGAAATACAAAAAATACAAAGGGATCACTACTCCAGCGGCTGAAAAGATTGCTTCTCAGGACTATTATTTTGACGGTACAAACCGCAAGCCGAGATACTACCAGCAGATTGCAGTAAACAGAACAGTTGAAGCGATTGCCAATGGACAGAACCGAATTATTTTGGTAATGGCAACAGGTACGGGAAAAACCTATACTGCATTTCAAATCATTCACAGACTTTGGAAGAGTGGAGCAAAAAAACGAATTCTTTTCTTAGCTGACCGAAACGCTTTGATTGACCAAACACGCAGAGGAGACTTTAAGCACTTTAAAGATAAAATGACGGTGGTAAAACACCGACAAATTGATAAAAGCTATGAAATTTATTTGGCTTTGTATCAAGGTTTGTCAGGTTTAGATGAAGATGCAAATGTCTACAAGCAGTTTTCGCCTGATTTCTTTGACCTTATTGTAATTGACGAGTGCCACAGAGGAAGTGCTAAAGAAGATAGCAGTTGGAGAGAAATTCTATGCTATTTCAAAAATGCTACGCATATTGGTTTAACTGCCACTCCAAAAGAAACAAAGGAAACAAGCAACACCGAATATTTTGGCGACCCAGTATATACATATTCATTGAAACAAGGAATTGACGATGGTTTCCTTGCTCCTTATCGTGTAGTAAGAATTGGATTAAATGTGGATGCCGAAGGTTGGCGACCAGACCAAGGTAAAACCGACAAAGACGGAAATGAAGTGGAAGATCGTGTTTATAATCGAAAGGACTTTGACCGCAGTTTAGTAATTGAAGAACGAACTGAATTAGTTGCAAAAAAACTCACTGAATTTTTAAAGGGTTACGACCGCTTTGCAAAAACAATCGTGTTTTGTGTAGACATTGACCACGCAGAACGAATGAGAACAGCATTAGCCAAACAAAATGCTGATTTAGTTGCCGAGAATTACAAATACGTAATGCAAATAACTGGCGACAATGACGAAGGCAAAAGAGAATTAGACAACTTCATTAATCCCGAAGAAAAATATCCTGTAATTGCAACCACTTCTGAATTGATGACCACTGGCGTTGATGCACAAACTTGTAAAGTAATTGTGTTGGATGCCAACATTAATTCCATGACTAAGTTCAAACAAATTATTGGTAGAGGAACCCGTATCAATGAAGAATACGGAAAACTATATTTCACCATTCTTGATTTTAGAAACGCAACAGATTTGTTTGCCGACAAAGATTTTGATGGAGACCCAATTCGTGTAAAACCTGTTTCGCAAGACGAAGATTTATCATTGGTTGTAGTTGAAGAAGAAGAAAACAAGTTTACGGTATTAGATGAAGCCACAGGAGAAGAAATTGTATTTGAAAAAGCTAAAATTCGTTATCCCGAAGGTTCTTCCTTAAATGGTAACTGGGTAGAAAGAAACCCCGAAGCCAAAAGAGAAAAAATTTATGTAAACGGTGTTGATGTTACTGTTTTGGTGAGCCGTGAAATGTATTTTGACCAACATGGAAAACCAATCACCACCAGTTTGAAAGACCATACTAAAGAAATCATCAAAGAAAATTTTGCTTCGCTTGATGACTTTCTAAATAAGTGGAACACCACCGACCGCAAAGAAGCGATCATTGCAGAACTGCAAGGGCAAGGAGTAATGGTGGAAGCATTATACGATGCCGTAAACAAAGAAGTGGATTTGTTTGATTTGATTTGTCACGTTGCATTTGACCAGCCACCATTAACACGTAAAGAAAGAGCCAACAACGTAAAAAAGCGAAACTACTTTACAAAATATGGCGAACAAGCCAAGAAAGTATTGGAAGCATTGTTAGACAAATATGCAGACGAGGGAATTACTAACATTGAAAGCATTGAAGTTTTGAGAGTAAATCCATTTGATGAATTTGGATCACCCCTTGAAATCATCAACGAGTTTGGAAGCAAAGAAAAGTATTTGCAAGCGGTAAGGGAATTAGAAATTGAATTATATAAAGTAGCATAGTATGTCATTAGGAGAATTAAAAAAGCTTGATTTGAGAAAACAATGGCCACATGAAGCATTAGACTTCACTAAATGGTTAGCGAAAGAAGAAAATATTCAAATATTGGCAGACGAGCTAGAAATCTCTGTCGAGGAAATTAAGGTTGAAGAAGCCACCGGTCGATACAATGCAGATATTGTTGCTAAGGAGGCGAATACTGGCCGAGTTATAATAATTGAGAATCAGTTAGAGACAACCGACCATAAGCATTTGGGTCAAATATTAACCTATGCGTCAGCTCACGACGCCAGTATCATCGTATGGGTGGTTAAAGACTATACAGAGGAGCATAAGCAAGCTATTGATTGGTTTAATCGTAACATGCCAGAAACGATTAGTTTTTTCCTGGCTCAACTTGAACTTTGGCAGATTAATGATTCCTTGCCAGCGCCAAAATTCAATATTATTTCTGAACCAAATAATTGGGCAAAAACTATAAAACAAGCAGGCCGCATTGAGAAAGGTTCTCCTTCAGAATTGAAATTATTACAACAAAGATTTTGGAGTGAGTTTAAAGAATTTGTTAATAAAGAAAAACCACAAACTATTTTAAATCTAGGCAGGACACCGAGGCCACAACACTGGTTTGATATAAGCATTGGCTCATCAAAAGTAAATTTATCTCTTACATTTAACTCTAAGCAGGAACAAGTTGGATGTGAATTATATATTAGGAAAGATGCAAATCTTTATGAAAGACTCAAAGCTCAAAAAGAGATAATTGAGGCTGAGATAGGATACTCTTTGGATTGGATGGATTTACCTGAGTCTGCCGCATTTAGAGTTACATTATCAAAAAAGGGCGATCCTACTAATGAGGACAAATGGCCAGAATATCACAGTTGGCTAAAACTAACAGCAGAGAAATTTCAAAAGGCATTTAAAGGAAAGGTATAATTATGAGCAACATAGGAGGCATAATAAAAAGTATTCAAAACA
This genomic window contains:
- a CDS encoding DEAD/DEAH box helicase family protein, which gives rise to MDKKSLSERDICTKFITPAVEKSGWNKLTQLLEEVSFTDGKIYVRAKLTARGNQKRADYILYYKPNIPIAIIEAKDNKHSIRAGIQQALDYAQILDIPCVFSSNGDGFLFHDRTATDGNIETEIGIDNFPTPEELWEKYKKYKGITTPAAEKIASQDYYFDGTNRKPRYYQQIAVNRTVEAIANGQNRIILVMATGTGKTYTAFQIIHRLWKSGAKKRILFLADRNALIDQTRRGDFKHFKDKMTVVKHRQIDKSYEIYLALYQGLSGLDEDANVYKQFSPDFFDLIVIDECHRGSAKEDSSWREILCYFKNATHIGLTATPKETKETSNTEYFGDPVYTYSLKQGIDDGFLAPYRVVRIGLNVDAEGWRPDQGKTDKDGNEVEDRVYNRKDFDRSLVIEERTELVAKKLTEFLKGYDRFAKTIVFCVDIDHAERMRTALAKQNADLVAENYKYVMQITGDNDEGKRELDNFINPEEKYPVIATTSELMTTGVDAQTCKVIVLDANINSMTKFKQIIGRGTRINEEYGKLYFTILDFRNATDLFADKDFDGDPIRVKPVSQDEDLSLVVVEEEENKFTVLDEATGEEIVFEKAKIRYPEGSSLNGNWVERNPEAKREKIYVNGVDVTVLVSREMYFDQHGKPITTSLKDHTKEIIKENFASLDDFLNKWNTTDRKEAIIAELQGQGVMVEALYDAVNKEVDLFDLICHVAFDQPPLTRKERANNVKKRNYFTKYGEQAKKVLEALLDKYADEGITNIESIEVLRVNPFDEFGSPLEIINEFGSKEKYLQAVRELEIELYKVA
- a CDS encoding DUF4268 domain-containing protein; this translates as MSLGELKKLDLRKQWPHEALDFTKWLAKEENIQILADELEISVEEIKVEEATGRYNADIVAKEANTGRVIIIENQLETTDHKHLGQILTYASAHDASIIVWVVKDYTEEHKQAIDWFNRNMPETISFFLAQLELWQINDSLPAPKFNIISEPNNWAKTIKQAGRIEKGSPSELKLLQQRFWSEFKEFVNKEKPQTILNLGRTPRPQHWFDISIGSSKVNLSLTFNSKQEQVGCELYIRKDANLYERLKAQKEIIEAEIGYSLDWMDLPESAAFRVTLSKKGDPTNEDKWPEYHSWLKLTAEKFQKAFKGKV